Proteins found in one Microbaculum marinisediminis genomic segment:
- the ldtR gene encoding transcriptional regulator LdtR, with protein sequence MSVAIANQVVAGHSAEDEELKPRYLEALTLVERLHRRLLDVIKDEFDREGRADVNSVQALLLFNIGDSELTAGELRTRGYYLGSNVSYNLKKLVEGGYVHHQRSTVDRRSVRISLTEKGQEVHNIIASLYDRHLRSIEKVGGLGCDDFDRLNRSLQKLERFWTDQILYRL encoded by the coding sequence ATGAGCGTAGCAATCGCCAATCAGGTGGTGGCGGGACACTCCGCAGAAGATGAAGAGCTTAAGCCGCGGTATCTCGAGGCGTTGACCTTGGTCGAGCGCCTGCATCGCCGGCTTCTCGACGTTATCAAGGACGAGTTCGACCGCGAGGGCCGGGCCGACGTCAACAGCGTCCAGGCGCTGCTGTTGTTCAATATCGGCGATTCCGAGTTGACGGCGGGTGAACTGCGCACCCGCGGTTATTATCTGGGCTCGAACGTGTCCTATAACCTTAAGAAGCTGGTCGAGGGGGGGTATGTCCATCACCAGCGTTCGACGGTGGACCGGCGTTCCGTGCGGATTTCCCTGACCGAGAAGGGCCAGGAAGTGCACAACATCATCGCCTCTCTCTATGACCGCCACCTGAGGTCCATCGAGAAGGTCGGCGGCCTTGGCTGCGATGATTTCGACCGTCTCAACCGGTCCCTGCAGAAGCTGGAACGCTTCTGGACCGACCAGATCCTCTATCGGCTTTGA
- the mmsB gene encoding 3-hydroxyisobutyrate dehydrogenase, with protein MATVGFIGLGNMGGPMAANLVKAGHAVQGFDLSEDAKARLAEAGGTPCGSAADAVSGAEVVVTMLPAGRHVEAVYLGDAQSGEGGLIAAAAKGTLFIDSSTIDVATARKVAAAAEAAGMGMIDAPVSGGVGGAQAGTLTFMVGGPEAAFDQARPFLDRMGKTIVHAGGAGNGQAAKICNNMILGISMIGVSEAFVLAEKLGLDHQKLFDISSTASGQCWSLTTYCPVPGPVPTSPANRDYQAGFTADMMLKDLKLAQDAANSSGANTPLGAEAAQIYGLFAGEGNGGLDFSGVVKFLRGKR; from the coding sequence ATGGCGACGGTAGGCTTTATCGGACTGGGCAACATGGGCGGGCCGATGGCCGCCAATCTGGTCAAGGCCGGTCATGCGGTGCAGGGCTTCGACCTTTCCGAAGACGCGAAGGCGCGCCTGGCCGAAGCCGGCGGCACGCCCTGCGGTTCGGCCGCGGACGCGGTGTCCGGCGCCGAGGTCGTCGTCACCATGCTGCCCGCCGGCCGCCACGTCGAAGCGGTCTATCTCGGCGACGCGCAATCAGGCGAGGGGGGCCTGATCGCGGCCGCCGCCAAGGGGACGCTGTTCATCGATTCCTCGACCATCGACGTGGCCACCGCCCGCAAGGTCGCGGCTGCCGCCGAGGCCGCGGGCATGGGCATGATCGACGCCCCGGTCTCTGGCGGCGTCGGGGGCGCCCAGGCGGGAACATTAACGTTTATGGTCGGCGGCCCCGAGGCGGCGTTCGATCAGGCCCGGCCGTTCCTGGATCGGATGGGCAAGACGATCGTCCACGCCGGCGGCGCCGGCAACGGCCAGGCGGCGAAGATCTGCAACAACATGATCCTCGGCATCTCGATGATCGGCGTATCCGAGGCTTTCGTGCTGGCCGAGAAGCTCGGTCTCGACCACCAGAAGCTGTTCGACATCTCCTCCACCGCGTCTGGCCAGTGCTGGTCGCTGACGACCTATTGCCCGGTTCCCGGGCCTGTTCCGACGTCTCCGGCCAACCGGGACTATCAGGCCGGCTTCACCGCCGACATGATGCTGAAGGACCTGAAGCTGGCCCAGGATGCGGCCAACAGTTCGGGCGCCAACACGCCGCTCGGTGCCGAAGCGGCACAGATTTACGGTTTGTTTGCAGGAGAAGGAAACGGTGGTCTGGACTTCTCCGGGGTCGTCAAGTTCTTGCGAGGTAAAAGGTAA
- a CDS encoding DUF6163 family protein, whose translation MPLQFAKAAPLAPTVLLWYLRSLAFFYFVNGLMHWARIIGVLGPGFETMPAHVQVATVYFALLQVVAAVGLWCGAAWGVAAWLFSAVAELVMHIGFADLFGSAWLIVAFHSMTILVYVGLAWWTGTPENTGEILRMPEE comes from the coding sequence ATGCCGCTTCAGTTCGCCAAGGCGGCGCCGCTCGCCCCGACCGTCCTGCTCTGGTATCTGCGCTCGCTGGCTTTCTTCTATTTCGTCAACGGCCTGATGCACTGGGCGCGGATCATCGGCGTGCTCGGCCCCGGCTTCGAGACCATGCCGGCCCACGTGCAGGTCGCCACGGTCTATTTCGCGCTCCTGCAGGTCGTCGCCGCCGTCGGATTGTGGTGCGGGGCGGCCTGGGGCGTGGCGGCCTGGCTGTTCTCCGCGGTCGCGGAACTCGTGATGCATATCGGCTTCGCCGATCTGTTCGGCTCGGCCTGGCTCATCGTGGCGTTCCACTCCATGACGATCCTTGTCTATGTCGGGCTGGCCTGGTGGACGGGCACGCCGGAAAATACGGGCGAAATCCTGCGCATGCCGGAAGAATAG
- a CDS encoding L,D-transpeptidase family protein, producing the protein MKLHDRLFGLALAGTVFAAPAAALANNAGNGTWFDSLLSKSNSNTRVAVSQQSDPSLPTFDKGGAEWSDRFDPSSDTLSFTFDSRQPTLSAQTVANIQTAIDTYMAIAGRGGWGQVPGGQVLRVGLSHKNVAALRARLIASGDLNAAAGVSNTFDTYVEAAVRRFQARHGLLPDGMVRDETLAELNVPVDVRITQLRTNLVRVQAMSADLGDRYVMVNIPAAEVEAVENGTVASRHTAVVGRKDRQSPILTKKVLYVSFNPYWTVPKSIIRKDIIPKMREDPDYLTRYKIRILNGKGDELDPSQVDWNTNEAVDYMLKQDPGDQNSLGSIRINFPNQHAVYLHDTPQQTLFGQNARFHSSGCVRVQNVRQLVDWLLQPNGDWSRTKIDAVVRSGERIDVSLRKATPIYFAYITAWATSDGVVHFRPDIYDQDGPGAPLASDI; encoded by the coding sequence ATGAAACTGCACGACCGACTTTTCGGACTGGCACTGGCCGGGACCGTATTCGCGGCGCCTGCCGCGGCACTGGCGAACAATGCCGGAAACGGCACGTGGTTCGATTCCCTGTTATCGAAGAGCAACAGCAACACGCGCGTCGCCGTCAGTCAGCAGTCCGATCCGTCGCTGCCGACCTTCGACAAGGGCGGCGCGGAGTGGAGCGACCGCTTCGATCCCTCGTCGGATACGCTGAGCTTCACCTTCGACTCGCGGCAGCCGACCCTGAGCGCACAGACCGTCGCGAACATCCAGACCGCCATCGACACCTATATGGCAATTGCCGGACGCGGCGGCTGGGGCCAGGTCCCCGGCGGCCAGGTCCTGCGTGTCGGCCTGTCGCACAAGAACGTCGCGGCGCTGCGCGCGCGTCTGATCGCCTCCGGTGATCTGAATGCCGCCGCCGGCGTGTCGAACACGTTCGATACCTATGTCGAGGCCGCCGTCCGTCGCTTCCAGGCCCGTCATGGCCTGCTGCCCGACGGCATGGTGCGCGACGAGACGCTGGCCGAGCTGAACGTGCCGGTCGACGTCCGCATCACCCAGCTCCGCACCAATCTCGTGCGGGTCCAGGCGATGTCGGCCGATCTCGGCGACCGCTACGTCATGGTCAACATCCCCGCCGCCGAAGTGGAAGCGGTGGAGAACGGCACTGTCGCCTCGCGCCACACCGCCGTCGTCGGCCGCAAGGATCGTCAGTCCCCGATCCTGACCAAGAAAGTCCTCTACGTGAGCTTCAATCCTTACTGGACGGTGCCCAAGAGCATCATCCGCAAGGACATCATCCCGAAGATGCGGGAGGATCCCGACTATCTGACCCGCTACAAGATCCGCATTCTCAACGGCAAGGGCGACGAGCTCGACCCCTCGCAGGTGGATTGGAACACCAACGAGGCCGTCGACTACATGCTCAAGCAGGATCCGGGCGACCAGAACTCGCTGGGCTCGATCCGCATCAATTTCCCCAACCAGCACGCGGTCTACCTGCACGATACCCCGCAGCAGACCCTGTTCGGCCAGAACGCCCGCTTCCATTCATCAGGCTGCGTGCGCGTCCAGAACGTCCGTCAGCTCGTCGACTGGCTGTTGCAGCCCAACGGCGACTGGTCGCGCACCAAGATCGACGCGGTGGTGCGCTCGGGCGAACGCATCGACGTCAGCCTGAGAAAGGCGACGCCGATCTATTTCGCCTACATCACCGCCTGGGCCACGTCCGATGGCGTCGTGCATTTCCGTCCCGACATCTACGACCAGGACGGTCCTGGCGCGCCGCTGGCGTCCGATATCTGA
- a CDS encoding enoyl-CoA hydratase/isomerase family protein has product MTGEPEILFEKRGCAGLVTLNRPKALNALTLNMVRALHPQLIEWANDADIERVVVRAAGEKAFCAGGDIRQLYDWGRAGDPMALTFYAEEYRLNTYIKRYPKPYVALIDGIDMGGGVGISVHGSHRVAGGRTMFAMPETGIGLFPDVGGTYFLPRLPGKVGTWLALTGARLGQADVVETGVATHAVASDRFAALTEALCNPSNLDEILESFSQPPSGTTVPELQSLIDRCFSGATVEAILSRLDSETGAQAEWAVKAAATIRTKSPTSLKIALRQMQVGAKADFEDCMRTEFRVVARVLKGHDFFEGVRAVIIDKDNAPKWRPDSLSDVSDADVDAVFAPLGADELDLTGLDRV; this is encoded by the coding sequence GTGACGGGCGAACCCGAAATTCTGTTCGAGAAACGCGGCTGCGCCGGCCTGGTCACGCTGAACCGGCCGAAGGCGCTGAATGCGCTGACGCTGAACATGGTCCGGGCGCTGCATCCGCAGCTGATCGAATGGGCGAACGATGCCGACATCGAGCGCGTCGTCGTCCGCGCCGCTGGCGAGAAGGCGTTCTGCGCCGGGGGCGATATCCGCCAGCTCTACGACTGGGGAAGGGCGGGCGATCCCATGGCGCTGACCTTCTACGCGGAAGAATATCGCCTCAACACCTACATCAAGCGCTATCCCAAGCCCTATGTCGCCCTGATCGACGGCATCGACATGGGCGGCGGTGTCGGTATCTCCGTGCATGGCAGTCATCGGGTCGCGGGCGGACGCACGATGTTCGCCATGCCCGAAACGGGCATCGGCCTGTTTCCCGATGTCGGCGGCACCTACTTCCTGCCGCGCCTGCCGGGAAAGGTCGGCACGTGGCTTGCGCTCACCGGCGCGCGGTTGGGGCAGGCCGATGTGGTCGAGACCGGGGTCGCGACCCATGCGGTCGCTTCGGACAGGTTCGCGGCGCTCACCGAAGCCCTATGCAATCCCAGTAACTTGGATGAGATCCTTGAATCGTTTTCTCAGCCGCCGTCCGGCACCACGGTTCCCGAGCTGCAATCGCTGATCGATCGTTGCTTCTCCGGCGCGACCGTCGAGGCGATACTGTCCCGGCTCGACTCGGAGACCGGCGCGCAGGCCGAATGGGCGGTGAAGGCCGCGGCCACGATCCGCACCAAGTCTCCGACGAGCCTGAAGATTGCGCTCCGTCAGATGCAGGTGGGCGCCAAAGCCGATTTCGAGGACTGCATGCGTACCGAATTCCGCGTCGTCGCCCGGGTCTTGAAGGGGCACGACTTCTTCGAGGGCGTACGCGCCGTGATCATCGACAAGGACAACGCGCCGAAATGGCGCCCAGACAGCCTGTCGGATGTCTCCGACGCCGACGTCGATGCTGTTTTCGCGCCCTTGGGCGCGGACGAGCTCGATCTGACCGGATTGGATCGCGTCTAG
- a CDS encoding DUF6898 family protein, protein MAVRRGGAGTPARRGSAAPERGEIYLEYSLLSGQMRVAAIDAETGVEVVVFGPANVSQDDIGQLAVRKLKRRLAASADDGTSRPDPTGKPDGSRYA, encoded by the coding sequence ATGGCCGTTCGCCGCGGAGGCGCCGGCACGCCGGCGCGCCGTGGGTCCGCCGCCCCGGAAAGGGGCGAGATCTACCTCGAATACAGCCTTTTGAGCGGCCAGATGCGCGTGGCCGCGATCGATGCGGAAACGGGCGTCGAGGTCGTTGTTTTCGGTCCCGCCAATGTCTCGCAGGACGACATCGGCCAGTTGGCCGTGCGGAAGTTGAAGCGGCGTCTTGCCGCATCGGCGGACGACGGCACCAGCCGTCCCGATCCGACCGGGAAACCCGACGGTTCCCGATACGCTTAG
- a CDS encoding isobutyryl-CoA dehydrogenase, giving the protein MDFSLSEEQTAIRDMARDFAGAELAPHADEWDRRKHFPVDALRAAATLGMGGIYVREDVGGSGLTRLDAALIFEALATACPSTAAYISIHNMAAWMVDAFGNDEQRQKWLPGLCSMELLASYALTEPGAGSDAAALRARAVRDGDHYVLDGQKQFISGGGETDVYVAMVRTGADGPKGISTLVIPGDTPGVSFGANEVKMGWNTQPTRAVIFEGARVPVENRLGQEGDGFRIAMAGLDGGRLNISACSLGGAQAALDKAVGYMGERSAFGRHLKEFQALQFRVADMAIELEAARTFLWRAASALDAKTPDATKLCAMAKRYVTDIGFDVANQALQLHGGYGYLSEYGIEKIVRDLRVHQILEGTNEIMRLIVAREIFGR; this is encoded by the coding sequence ATGGACTTCTCTCTAAGCGAGGAACAGACGGCAATCCGCGATATGGCGCGCGACTTTGCGGGGGCCGAACTCGCGCCCCATGCCGATGAGTGGGACCGCCGGAAGCATTTCCCCGTCGACGCGCTGCGGGCCGCCGCCACGCTCGGCATGGGCGGCATCTATGTGCGCGAGGATGTCGGCGGCTCGGGCCTGACCCGGCTCGACGCCGCGCTGATCTTCGAGGCGCTGGCCACCGCCTGTCCGTCCACCGCCGCCTATATCTCGATCCACAACATGGCCGCGTGGATGGTCGACGCCTTCGGCAACGACGAGCAGCGCCAGAAGTGGCTGCCCGGCCTGTGTTCGATGGAGCTGCTGGCCAGCTACGCCCTGACCGAGCCCGGCGCCGGTTCGGACGCGGCAGCTTTGCGCGCCAGGGCGGTGCGCGATGGCGATCACTACGTTCTTGACGGCCAGAAGCAGTTCATCTCCGGCGGCGGCGAGACCGACGTCTATGTGGCGATGGTGCGCACCGGCGCCGACGGGCCCAAGGGCATCTCGACGCTGGTGATCCCCGGCGACACGCCCGGCGTGTCGTTCGGCGCCAACGAGGTGAAGATGGGCTGGAATACCCAGCCGACACGCGCCGTCATCTTCGAGGGCGCGCGGGTTCCCGTCGAGAACCGGCTGGGGCAGGAGGGCGACGGCTTCAGGATCGCCATGGCCGGCCTGGATGGCGGCAGGCTCAACATTTCCGCCTGTTCCCTCGGCGGCGCTCAGGCGGCCCTCGACAAGGCGGTCGGCTACATGGGCGAGCGCTCCGCCTTCGGCAGGCACCTCAAGGAGTTCCAGGCGCTGCAGTTCCGCGTCGCCGACATGGCGATCGAACTGGAAGCGGCGCGGACCTTCCTGTGGCGCGCCGCCTCGGCGCTCGATGCGAAGACGCCGGACGCGACCAAACTCTGCGCCATGGCCAAACGATACGTGACGGATATCGGCTTTGACGTCGCCAACCAGGCGCTGCAGCTGCATGGCGGCTACGGCTATCTGTCGGAATACGGGATCGAGAAGATCGTGCGGGACCTGCGGGTGCACCAGATTCTCGAGGGAACCAACGAGATCATGCGCCTGATCGTGGCGCGGGAGATATTCGGACGGTGA